The proteins below are encoded in one region of Aquisphaera giovannonii:
- a CDS encoding tyrosine-type recombinase/integrase, whose translation MGSVFRKTTTRPVPAGAKISTQGGRLVARWDGKGKRAMAPVVTLPDGRQAIRQESSTYFAKYRDHDGTVKVVPTKCQDKSAAEHFLANLEKRADRIRAEVVTPEEDRRADTARRVGIDQHIDDYVSTLTGNAMHRTNTRGYLERLRDALGWSALADLKRDRLELWLAGEALKKRSARSRNAYRVAASGFCSWLATAGRLAGNPFARLPKASEKADPRRPRRALTPDELGKLMAAAQQAPARRPLKSAGKVEGGRPAERMTGADRADLYLFLAGTGLRVNEARLLRVADLDLDGESPGMSLRAGTTKNKQGAILPLRADLIAMLRRRVDGRRPADAVFNIPADLIRRFHADRKRAGIPLEDDRGRRVDLHSLRTTFGTLLAASGVPLTVAQRLMRHSDPKLTSNIYTDVRVADMRAAIEAMPSVAPAAPSVAPAAPSVAPSVAPTRGKRVQRKSS comes from the coding sequence ATGGGATCAGTGTTCCGGAAGACGACCACGAGGCCCGTTCCGGCGGGCGCGAAGATCTCCACGCAAGGCGGCCGGCTGGTCGCGCGATGGGACGGCAAGGGCAAGCGGGCCATGGCCCCCGTCGTGACGCTTCCGGACGGACGGCAGGCCATCCGGCAGGAGTCATCGACCTACTTCGCCAAGTATCGGGACCATGACGGCACGGTGAAGGTTGTGCCGACCAAGTGCCAGGACAAATCCGCGGCCGAGCACTTCCTCGCCAACCTGGAGAAGCGGGCCGACCGGATACGCGCCGAGGTTGTCACGCCGGAAGAAGACCGGCGAGCCGACACCGCCCGGAGGGTCGGCATCGACCAGCACATCGACGATTACGTTTCGACGCTGACCGGCAACGCGATGCACCGGACGAACACGAGGGGATACCTGGAGCGCCTGCGGGACGCCCTGGGATGGTCCGCCCTTGCCGACCTGAAGCGGGATCGGCTGGAGCTTTGGCTAGCCGGCGAGGCCCTCAAGAAACGCTCCGCCCGATCCCGGAATGCCTACCGTGTGGCGGCCTCCGGCTTCTGCTCCTGGCTCGCCACGGCTGGGCGGCTGGCCGGCAATCCGTTCGCTAGGCTGCCCAAGGCGAGCGAGAAGGCCGACCCGCGGCGGCCTCGGCGGGCCCTGACTCCTGATGAGCTTGGGAAGCTGATGGCAGCCGCCCAGCAGGCGCCGGCGAGGCGGCCCCTAAAGTCGGCCGGCAAGGTGGAGGGCGGGCGACCGGCCGAGCGTATGACCGGGGCGGATCGGGCCGACCTGTATCTCTTCCTCGCGGGGACCGGCCTGCGCGTCAACGAGGCCCGGCTCTTGAGGGTTGCCGACCTGGACCTTGACGGCGAGAGTCCCGGCATGTCGCTCCGGGCCGGGACGACGAAGAACAAGCAAGGGGCCATCCTGCCCCTGCGAGCCGACCTGATCGCGATGCTTCGTCGTCGCGTGGATGGCAGGCGGCCGGCCGATGCCGTCTTCAACATCCCCGCGGACCTGATCAGGCGTTTCCATGCCGATCGCAAGCGGGCCGGCATCCCCCTGGAAGACGACCGGGGCCGGCGCGTGGACCTGCATTCGCTGCGGACGACGTTCGGGACGCTCCTGGCGGCCTCCGGCGTCCCCCTGACGGTTGCCCAGCGCCTCATGAGGCATTCCGACCCGAAGCTCACCAGCAACATCTACACGGACGTTCGCGTTGCCGACATGCGGGCAGCAATCGAAGCCATGCCGTCCGTTGCACCGGCAGCCCCGTCCGTTGCACCGGCAGCCCCGTCCGTTGCACCATCCGTTGCACCGACCAGAGGCAAGCGAGTGCAACGGAAGTCGTCGTGA
- a CDS encoding DUF6941 family protein produces MKVKFLLLATYAEIGPTGQLYIMGADFDAFLTASLPILVPSFYVVGKIQYDEVEYNNQINFDVSIIDPDGKSLDYARTSGSLTAGSPRDPNLPAAGGLIVLIQNCLFQAWGIHWLIVRINDEEAARLPIKIESVDSVAGGLNSNQPR; encoded by the coding sequence ATGAAGGTAAAGTTTCTTCTGCTGGCCACCTATGCCGAGATAGGTCCTACTGGCCAATTGTACATAATGGGGGCCGACTTTGATGCCTTCCTTACGGCCTCCTTGCCCATTCTGGTCCCCAGCTTCTACGTTGTGGGGAAAATACAATATGACGAAGTTGAGTATAACAATCAAATTAATTTCGATGTGTCGATCATAGATCCGGATGGCAAATCTTTAGACTACGCCCGGACTAGCGGAAGCCTAACGGCCGGCTCCCCGCGCGATCCGAATCTTCCGGCGGCCGGAGGATTGATAGTTCTGATCCAGAATTGCCTATTCCAAGCCTGGGGCATTCACTGGCTAATCGTGCGGATAAACGACGAAGAGGCAGCCCGATTGCCGATAAAAATCGAAAGTGTCGATTCGGTTGCGGGCGGCCTCAACTCTAACCAGCCGAGGTGA
- a CDS encoding phage major capsid protein, which yields MSNHQYSLFSAIKRCVDGKRINPGGFEGEASQALARSLGISPQGFLVPIPALLGGSFEERALDTTAGSGAIYKYLAGTADILRPKLVCGLAGAFLGDLRSGETTNYGQVQLPRKLTAAQTSWVNEAAAPGSSTNPTTAAVVASPRTVAAYVDITTRMLSQGGPAVERMVIDDLITGAAVEIDRAALNGSGSSGQPTGILQTSGIGSVALGTNGGVPTRATLVAMEKAVAAANGDAAASASLGWVASVATRSKMRSIDGSSAGSGAWLWSDADRVLGKPAWSTGNMPDNTTKGTGTNLGSIVYADWSNLVIQLFSVADVLVDPYKASTLGVVRVNLFQDVDILVRQPAAFCAATDIVTS from the coding sequence ATGTCCAATCATCAGTATTCCCTATTCAGTGCGATCAAGCGGTGTGTGGACGGCAAGAGGATCAATCCCGGGGGATTTGAGGGCGAGGCCAGCCAGGCTCTTGCTCGATCTCTCGGCATCTCCCCCCAGGGATTCCTGGTGCCGATCCCGGCGTTGCTGGGCGGCTCATTTGAAGAGCGAGCGCTCGACACGACGGCCGGTTCCGGGGCGATCTATAAGTATCTGGCCGGGACCGCGGACATCCTGCGGCCTAAGCTGGTCTGCGGCCTGGCCGGCGCGTTCCTCGGCGACCTCCGATCGGGCGAGACGACGAATTACGGGCAAGTCCAGCTGCCCCGCAAATTGACCGCGGCTCAAACCTCTTGGGTGAATGAGGCTGCGGCCCCGGGCAGTTCGACCAATCCGACGACTGCGGCCGTAGTGGCTAGCCCCCGGACCGTGGCCGCGTACGTCGATATCACGACCCGCATGCTGTCTCAAGGCGGCCCGGCGGTCGAACGGATGGTGATTGACGACCTGATCACCGGGGCGGCCGTCGAGATCGATCGGGCGGCCCTCAATGGCAGCGGATCGAGCGGCCAGCCGACGGGCATTCTTCAGACTTCGGGCATTGGCAGCGTGGCCCTTGGCACGAACGGCGGAGTGCCGACCCGCGCAACTCTCGTCGCCATGGAGAAGGCGGTCGCCGCCGCGAACGGAGATGCCGCGGCTTCGGCCTCGCTCGGCTGGGTGGCCAGCGTTGCGACGAGATCGAAGATGCGTTCGATCGATGGTTCGTCCGCGGGCTCCGGGGCCTGGCTCTGGTCTGATGCGGATCGCGTCTTGGGCAAGCCAGCCTGGTCAACTGGCAACATGCCGGACAACACGACAAAGGGCACCGGGACAAATCTCGGTTCGATCGTATACGCAGACTGGTCGAACCTGGTAATCCAGCTTTTCAGCGTTGCGGACGTATTGGTTGACCCGTACAAGGCTTCGACACTCGGAGTCGTGCGCGTGAACCTCTTTCAGGACGTGGACATCCTGGTTCGCCAGCCCGCGGCGTTCTGCGCGGCGACCGACATCGTGACTTCCTGA
- a CDS encoding ribbon-helix-helix domain-containing protein, translating to MSGDTRKNSGFKPRTQEPHIVVSAAIKPEQARRADEIAAERGVSRSEVFRMLMTGRIAPLPG from the coding sequence ATGAGCGGCGACACGAGGAAAAACAGCGGATTCAAGCCCCGGACCCAGGAGCCCCACATCGTTGTCAGCGCGGCGATCAAGCCCGAGCAAGCGCGAAGGGCCGATGAGATCGCGGCCGAACGCGGGGTCTCCCGCTCGGAGGTATTTCGCATGCTCATGACGGGAAGGATTGCGCCTCTCCCGGGCTGA
- a CDS encoding helix-turn-helix transcriptional regulator, which yields MATAELAPRPDVLTVKDLAARLSISTRQVWRLADAGMLPAPLRIGWRTVRWSREAIDQWIAAGCPRNRDRPSRATTPQASAGTTGQPPKRGRRPRKAHEGAERELAAAGF from the coding sequence ATGGCGACGGCTGAATTGGCACCCAGGCCGGACGTACTCACCGTCAAGGATCTCGCGGCACGCCTAAGCATCTCGACCCGTCAAGTCTGGCGCCTGGCCGATGCCGGGATGTTGCCCGCCCCGCTCCGTATCGGGTGGCGGACTGTTCGGTGGAGCCGCGAGGCCATCGACCAGTGGATCGCCGCAGGCTGCCCGAGAAACCGCGACCGGCCGAGCCGGGCGACCACGCCGCAGGCATCCGCCGGGACGACGGGACAGCCGCCCAAACGAGGGCGGCGGCCACGGAAGGCGCACGAGGGTGCGGAGCGAGAGCTTGCCGCCGCGGGGTTCTGA
- a CDS encoding sulfite exporter TauE/SafE family protein has translation MKADETTLPVLAVLFLATLIRSAFGFGEALVAVPLLALFIPVGVAAPLAVLVSVTVAGLILLRDWREVHAGGAGRLVLSTLPGIPIGLIVLTTVAEPVVKAILSVVIIGFAASRLVGRGRLVLEDDRLAWLFGFGAGVLGGAYGMNGPPLVAYGALRRWSPQQFRATLQGYFLPASLLGMVGYWAIGLWVPAVTVYYLTSLPAVLAATFLGRVLNRRMDADRFVFWVHIGLLAIGAVLLIQATV, from the coding sequence ATGAAGGCGGATGAGACGACGCTCCCGGTGCTGGCTGTCCTCTTCCTCGCGACCCTCATCCGGTCGGCGTTCGGGTTCGGGGAGGCGCTCGTCGCCGTGCCCCTGCTCGCCCTGTTCATCCCGGTCGGCGTCGCCGCCCCGCTGGCCGTCCTGGTCTCGGTCACGGTCGCCGGGCTCATCCTCCTGCGGGACTGGCGGGAGGTCCATGCCGGCGGCGCCGGGCGGTTGGTCCTCTCCACCCTGCCGGGCATCCCGATCGGCCTCATCGTGTTGACCACGGTCGCCGAGCCGGTCGTCAAGGCGATCCTGTCCGTCGTCATCATCGGCTTCGCGGCGTCACGCCTGGTCGGTCGCGGCCGACTGGTGCTGGAGGATGACCGCCTGGCGTGGCTCTTCGGCTTCGGGGCGGGGGTCCTGGGGGGCGCCTACGGCATGAACGGGCCGCCGCTGGTGGCCTACGGGGCGCTGCGGCGGTGGTCGCCGCAGCAGTTCCGGGCCACCTTGCAGGGCTACTTCCTGCCCGCCAGCCTGCTCGGGATGGTCGGATACTGGGCGATCGGGCTGTGGGTCCCCGCCGTGACCGTCTACTACCTCACGTCGCTGCCGGCGGTCCTGGCGGCGACCTTCCTGGGCCGCGTGCTCAACCGGCGGATGGACGCGGATCGGTTCGTGTTCTGGGTCCACATCGGCCTTCTGGCGATCGGGGCGGTGCTCCTGATCCAGGCCACGGTGTGA
- a CDS encoding 3'-5' exonuclease, translated as MLKNITLDRPLAVLDLETTGTDTKIDRIVEVSVLKILPGGECDHRTRRVNPGVPIPPEATAVHGITDDDVADCPTFRAIAPGLARFLDGCDLGGFNILKYDLRLLAAEYNRAGLDFPVAGRKVIDACHIFHKREPRDLTAAYRFYCGLEHEGAHGAAADVLATLAILDAQVARYDDLPTTIDGLHAHCSDPTALDMSGMFGKDEDGVIVFVKGKYKGRTLEQVAGDKPDYLDWMLKADFFDDTKAIASQALRRAG; from the coding sequence ATGCTCAAGAACATCACCCTCGATCGCCCCCTGGCCGTGCTCGACCTGGAGACGACGGGAACCGACACGAAGATCGACCGCATCGTCGAGGTGAGCGTCCTGAAGATCCTGCCGGGCGGCGAGTGCGACCACCGGACCCGGCGGGTGAACCCCGGCGTCCCGATCCCGCCCGAGGCCACCGCCGTCCACGGCATCACCGACGACGACGTGGCCGACTGCCCGACCTTCCGGGCCATCGCCCCCGGGCTGGCGAGGTTCCTCGACGGCTGCGACCTCGGCGGGTTCAACATCCTGAAGTACGACCTGCGGCTCCTGGCGGCCGAGTACAACCGGGCCGGGCTGGACTTCCCGGTCGCCGGCCGGAAGGTGATCGACGCCTGCCACATCTTCCACAAGAGGGAACCCCGCGACCTGACGGCGGCCTACAGGTTCTACTGCGGCCTGGAGCACGAAGGAGCCCACGGCGCGGCGGCGGACGTGCTGGCGACGCTGGCCATCCTCGACGCGCAGGTCGCCCGGTACGACGACCTGCCCACCACGATCGACGGCCTGCACGCCCACTGCAGCGACCCCACGGCCCTCGACATGAGCGGCATGTTCGGCAAGGACGAGGACGGGGTGATCGTCTTCGTGAAGGGCAAGTACAAGGGGCGGACGCTCGAGCAGGTGGCCGGCGACAAGCCCGACTACCTCGACTGGATGCTCAAGGCCGACTTCTTCGACGACACGAAGGCCATCGCCTCCCAGGCGCTGCGGCGGGCGGGCTGA
- a CDS encoding beta-mannosidase, which produces MKSPARWASAILMGAVLLSVAQARAGGPSRLDLGGAWQVVQEGSRDPIPARVPGVIHTDLLAAGQIPDPFYRNNERAVQWVGEASWIYGRSFDVPADLLNRQHVLLRCEGLDTLATIKLNGAEVARADNMFRTYEFDVKSKLKPGANQIEIRFDSVLPSIREKEALRKLPTWAYPGSAYVRKEPCNFGWDWGPTLITCGIWRPIGLVSFDAARLDDVAILQDHSQPGKVALTVTAATSPAPPPGAAAKVTVRLGSQDVASSSAPVREGKAKVGLDVADPKLWWPAGMGAQPLYDVRVELLDAAGRVLDASGRRIGLRTLRAVEQSEKETMHLVVNGVPFFAKGANWIPPDSFATRPTREVLRRYAADAVAANMNCLRFWGGGYYEDDDLFDACDEMGICVWMDFKFGCTTYPSFDPAFLENVRQEARDNLRRLRHHPSIALWCGNNEIMFFRGKAEWTKEKMSEGDYYKLFRDLLGEQVRELAPQTDYVTGSPDCGDVHFWEVWHGGKPFEAYRNIHGFVSEFGFQSFPVPSTVEAFTAPSDRDSVYSPAMKYHMRSNRMYMNVAEDGTVGTDKIMVIVKKYFRDPKDFESTLWLSQITQAYGIKYGAEGWRREMPKSMGCVYWQYNDTWPCTSWSSVDYFGRWKALHYLARRFYAPVLVSGVEDPKAGKVDIHVTSDRMSDCRGQLTWTVTDLVGKPLASGSSRVDIPARASRLSQSVSLRDLLQTHAPQDLLVWLKLDVDALTVSENLVTLTYPRDLELLDPRLSSKVAEHDGHFRVTLHAAHPALWTWLEFDGVDARLSDNFVHVMSDRPVTIEVTPARPMSKEAFQAALRIRSLYDTSAH; this is translated from the coding sequence ATGAAATCCCCGGCGCGGTGGGCCTCGGCCATCCTGATGGGAGCGGTCCTCCTGAGCGTCGCCCAGGCCCGGGCGGGGGGGCCGTCGCGGCTCGACCTCGGCGGGGCCTGGCAGGTGGTCCAGGAGGGGAGCCGCGACCCCATCCCGGCCCGGGTCCCCGGCGTCATCCACACCGACCTCCTGGCCGCCGGCCAGATCCCCGACCCGTTCTATCGGAACAACGAGCGGGCCGTTCAGTGGGTGGGCGAGGCGAGCTGGATCTACGGCCGGTCGTTCGACGTCCCGGCGGACCTGCTAAACCGCCAGCATGTCCTGCTCCGCTGCGAGGGCCTGGATACGCTGGCCACCATCAAGCTGAACGGCGCCGAGGTCGCCCGGGCGGACAACATGTTTCGCACGTACGAATTCGACGTGAAGAGCAAGCTGAAGCCCGGAGCCAACCAGATCGAGATCCGGTTCGACTCCGTGCTCCCGTCGATCCGCGAGAAGGAGGCCCTCCGCAAGCTCCCCACCTGGGCCTACCCCGGCTCGGCCTACGTCCGCAAGGAGCCCTGCAACTTCGGCTGGGACTGGGGCCCGACGCTGATCACCTGCGGCATCTGGCGCCCGATCGGGCTCGTCTCGTTCGATGCGGCCCGCCTGGACGACGTGGCCATCCTCCAGGACCATTCGCAGCCCGGCAAGGTCGCCCTGACGGTCACCGCCGCGACCTCCCCTGCCCCTCCGCCCGGGGCGGCCGCCAAGGTGACCGTGCGGCTCGGCTCGCAGGACGTGGCGTCGTCCTCGGCGCCCGTCCGGGAGGGTAAGGCGAAGGTGGGCCTCGACGTGGCGGACCCGAAGCTCTGGTGGCCGGCCGGCATGGGCGCCCAGCCGCTCTATGACGTGCGGGTCGAGCTCCTCGACGCCGCCGGCCGGGTCCTCGACGCATCCGGCCGGCGCATCGGGCTGCGGACGCTCCGTGCGGTGGAGCAGTCCGAGAAGGAGACGATGCACCTGGTGGTCAACGGCGTGCCCTTCTTCGCCAAGGGGGCCAACTGGATCCCCCCGGACAGCTTCGCCACGAGGCCGACGAGGGAGGTGCTCCGCCGCTACGCGGCCGACGCCGTCGCGGCGAACATGAACTGCCTGCGCTTCTGGGGCGGGGGCTACTACGAGGACGACGACCTGTTCGACGCCTGCGACGAGATGGGCATCTGCGTCTGGATGGACTTCAAGTTCGGCTGCACGACGTACCCGTCGTTCGACCCCGCCTTCCTGGAGAACGTCCGGCAGGAGGCCCGGGACAACCTGCGCCGGCTGCGACATCACCCGTCCATCGCCCTCTGGTGCGGGAACAACGAGATCATGTTCTTCCGCGGCAAGGCCGAGTGGACGAAGGAGAAGATGAGCGAGGGGGACTACTACAAGCTCTTCCGAGACCTGCTCGGCGAGCAGGTCCGCGAGCTGGCCCCGCAGACCGATTACGTCACCGGCTCCCCGGACTGCGGCGACGTCCACTTCTGGGAAGTCTGGCACGGGGGCAAGCCGTTCGAGGCCTACCGCAACATCCACGGCTTCGTCAGCGAGTTCGGCTTCCAGTCCTTCCCCGTGCCGAGCACCGTGGAGGCGTTCACGGCGCCGTCGGACCGCGACTCGGTCTACTCGCCGGCGATGAAGTATCACATGCGTTCCAATCGCATGTACATGAATGTGGCCGAGGATGGGACGGTCGGCACGGACAAGATCATGGTGATCGTGAAGAAGTACTTCCGCGACCCGAAGGACTTCGAGAGCACCCTTTGGCTCAGCCAGATCACCCAGGCCTACGGCATCAAGTACGGCGCCGAGGGCTGGCGGCGCGAGATGCCGAAGTCGATGGGCTGCGTCTACTGGCAGTACAACGACACCTGGCCGTGCACGTCGTGGTCCTCGGTCGACTACTTCGGCCGCTGGAAGGCCCTGCACTACCTGGCCCGGCGATTCTACGCCCCGGTCCTGGTCTCCGGCGTCGAGGATCCGAAGGCCGGCAAGGTGGACATCCACGTCACGAGCGACCGGATGAGCGACTGCCGGGGCCAGCTCACATGGACCGTGACCGACCTCGTCGGGAAGCCCCTCGCATCCGGCTCCTCCCGCGTGGACATCCCCGCCCGGGCCTCCCGGCTATCGCAGTCCGTCTCCCTGCGTGACCTGCTGCAAACCCATGCCCCGCAGGATCTCCTGGTCTGGCTGAAGCTCGACGTGGATGCGCTGACCGTATCCGAGAATCTGGTCACCCTCACCTACCCGCGCGACTTGGAGCTTCTCGATCCGCGGCTCTCGTCCAAGGTCGCCGAGCACGATGGCCACTTCCGGGTCACCCTCCATGCCGCTCATCCGGCCTTGTGGACCTGGCTGGAGTTCGACGGCGTGGACGCTCGCCTCTCCGACAACTTCGTCCACGTCATGTCGGATCGGCCGGTGACGATCGAGGTCACGCCCGCGAGGCCGATGAGCAAGGAGGCATTCCAGGCAGCTCTTCGAATCCGGAGCCTGTACGATACGTCCGCCCATTGA
- a CDS encoding glycoside hydrolase family 125 protein, translated as MRNRRSVLRLAAAATTPLPCTLLSSALADQDEPLRSRRPPVAERKFTSEAVEAKIAEVRKAISDPELAWLFENCFPNTLDTTVRTGQKDGKPDTFVITGDIDAMWLRDSTAQVWPYLPLARDDKALKALLAGVINRQARCINIDPYANAFNEGPTGSHWAKDHTKMRPDLHERKWEIDSLCYPVRLAHGYWKTTGDASPFGADWRKAAAAIVKTFREQQRLKGRGPYSFQRETANPTDSLPQQGYGNPSRPCGLIHSGFRPSDDACIFPFLVPSNLFAVTSLGQLREIFETELPDKSFAQECHELAEQVREAIRTHALDHRKEGDVYAYEVDGFGNQLFMDDANVPSLLSLPYLGCVAADDPTYLRTRAWVLSDDNPYYFRGKAAEGLGGPHSGMDMIWPLGIITRALTSRSEPEVARCLTTLKQTHAGTGFMHESFHKDDAKKFTRSWFAWANTLFGELILTIHDRYPQLLRG; from the coding sequence ATGCGCAACCGACGATCCGTCCTCCGCCTGGCCGCGGCCGCGACGACCCCCCTCCCCTGCACCCTCCTGTCGTCCGCCCTGGCGGATCAGGACGAGCCCCTGCGGAGCCGCAGGCCGCCCGTCGCCGAGCGGAAGTTCACGAGCGAGGCCGTCGAGGCGAAGATCGCGGAGGTCAGGAAGGCGATCTCCGACCCGGAGCTGGCCTGGCTGTTCGAGAACTGCTTCCCGAACACGCTCGACACGACGGTCCGGACCGGCCAGAAGGACGGCAAGCCGGACACCTTCGTGATCACCGGCGACATCGACGCCATGTGGCTGCGCGACTCCACCGCGCAGGTCTGGCCGTACCTGCCCCTGGCCAGGGACGACAAGGCGCTGAAGGCCCTGCTGGCGGGCGTCATCAACCGCCAGGCCCGCTGCATCAACATCGACCCGTACGCCAACGCCTTCAACGAAGGGCCGACGGGCAGCCACTGGGCCAAGGACCACACGAAGATGCGCCCCGATCTCCACGAGCGGAAGTGGGAGATCGACTCGCTCTGCTATCCCGTGCGGCTCGCTCACGGCTACTGGAAGACAACCGGCGATGCCTCGCCCTTCGGCGCCGACTGGCGCAAGGCGGCCGCGGCGATCGTGAAGACCTTCCGCGAGCAGCAGCGGCTGAAGGGCCGCGGGCCTTACTCGTTCCAGCGCGAGACGGCGAACCCGACCGACTCGCTCCCCCAGCAGGGATACGGCAACCCGAGCCGCCCCTGCGGCCTGATCCACTCCGGCTTCCGCCCGTCGGACGACGCCTGCATCTTCCCGTTCCTGGTCCCCTCGAACCTGTTCGCGGTGACCTCGCTCGGGCAGCTCCGCGAGATCTTCGAGACCGAGCTGCCGGACAAGTCGTTCGCACAGGAATGCCACGAGCTGGCCGAGCAGGTCCGCGAGGCCATCCGGACGCACGCCCTGGACCATCGCAAGGAAGGGGACGTCTACGCGTACGAGGTCGACGGCTTCGGCAACCAGCTCTTCATGGACGACGCCAACGTCCCGAGCCTCCTCTCGCTGCCCTACCTCGGCTGCGTCGCGGCCGATGATCCCACCTACCTGCGGACCCGCGCCTGGGTGCTCAGCGACGACAACCCCTATTACTTCCGCGGCAAGGCCGCCGAGGGGCTGGGCGGCCCGCACTCGGGCATGGACATGATCTGGCCGCTCGGAATCATCACGAGGGCCCTGACCAGCCGGTCCGAGCCCGAGGTCGCGCGCTGCCTGACCACCTTGAAGCAGACCCACGCCGGGACCGGGTTCATGCACGAGTCCTTCCACAAGGACGACGCGAAGAAGTTCACCCGATCGTGGTTCGCCTGGGCCAACACGCTGTTCGGCGAGCTGATCCTGACGATCCACGACCGCTACCCGCAATTGCTCCGCGGATGA
- a CDS encoding MFS transporter encodes MLLKTLPIFLAFFLMGLADAMGPNAEKMKTAYDLSNWQSTLVSFSVFIAFAVFSVPGGVLAARIGKKKLLLLGLGLNAVALVLPSVMVPPFAVVLGCIFLLGVGTTFLQVAGNPIMRDVSPEGAYSRNLALAQGIKGLGSAASTYIVLAISSLAVFKSMDWRGAFPVFCILMTLAFVAVLFLRVHEAKVDEPPSIGSSLSLLGEPAFLLAVVGIFLYVGAEASMGRFLQPTLRDFGMDGDSAAFWGPTVFFLSLTVGRLLGSAILTVMSPRTCFRLSALLGLLGAAALMSGSKPLSLAGVLAAGLGFANIWPMLFSITVEEKPDRANELSGLMCMAISGGAIVPLVMGGLKDLNLGAMAYVVPAACFAYLLALSLRGGKPAPAPEPARAA; translated from the coding sequence ATGCTATTGAAGACCCTGCCCATCTTCCTGGCGTTCTTCCTGATGGGCCTGGCCGACGCCATGGGCCCGAACGCCGAGAAGATGAAGACGGCCTACGACCTGAGCAACTGGCAATCCACGCTGGTGTCGTTCTCGGTCTTCATCGCGTTCGCCGTCTTCAGCGTCCCCGGCGGCGTCCTGGCGGCCCGCATCGGCAAGAAGAAACTCCTGCTGCTCGGGCTGGGCCTCAACGCCGTCGCGCTGGTGCTGCCGTCGGTCATGGTGCCCCCGTTCGCCGTCGTGCTCGGCTGCATCTTCCTGCTGGGCGTGGGGACGACGTTCCTCCAGGTGGCCGGCAATCCGATCATGCGGGACGTGAGCCCGGAGGGGGCGTACAGCCGGAACCTCGCCCTGGCCCAGGGGATCAAGGGGCTCGGCAGCGCGGCCTCGACGTACATCGTCCTGGCCATCAGCTCGCTCGCCGTCTTCAAGAGCATGGATTGGCGGGGCGCCTTCCCGGTCTTCTGCATCCTGATGACGCTCGCCTTCGTGGCCGTGCTCTTCCTGCGGGTCCACGAGGCGAAGGTGGACGAGCCGCCGAGCATCGGCTCGAGCCTGTCGCTGCTGGGCGAGCCGGCGTTCCTCCTGGCGGTCGTCGGCATCTTCCTGTACGTCGGGGCCGAGGCGTCCATGGGGCGGTTCCTCCAGCCGACCCTGCGGGATTTCGGCATGGACGGGGACTCCGCGGCGTTCTGGGGGCCGACCGTCTTCTTCCTGTCCCTGACCGTGGGCCGGCTGCTGGGGAGTGCCATCCTGACGGTGATGTCCCCCCGGACGTGCTTCCGGCTCTCCGCCCTGCTCGGCCTGCTGGGGGCCGCCGCGCTGATGAGCGGCTCCAAGCCGCTGTCGCTGGCCGGGGTGCTGGCGGCGGGCCTGGGGTTCGCCAACATCTGGCCGATGCTCTTCTCGATCACGGTGGAGGAGAAGCCGGACCGGGCCAACGAGCTGAGCGGCCTGATGTGCATGGCCATCTCCGGCGGGGCCATCGTGCCGCTGGTCATGGGCGGCCTGAAGGACCTGAACCTCGGGGCGATGGCCTACGTCGTCCCGGCCGCCTGCTTCGCGTACCTGCTGGCGTTGTCGCTGCGGGGCGGCAAGCCCGCGCCGGCGCCGGAGCCCGCCCGGGCGGCATGA